A portion of the Natronococcus sp. AD-5 genome contains these proteins:
- a CDS encoding thiamine pyrophosphate-dependent enzyme — protein MSAFNAIGEEREIDREEFTPGVEPQPTWCPGCGDFGVLKALKQALPEVGKTPEEVLTVTGIGCSGKLNSYLDTYGFHTIHGRSLPVARAAKLANPEVEVIAAGGDGDGYGIGGNHFIHTARENHDMTYIVFNNEIFGLTKGQTSPTSPKGHKSKTQPSGSAKSPLRPLSMSLNAGATYIARTAAVNPNQAKEIIKEAIEHDGFAHIDFLTQCPTWNKDARQYVPYIDVQESDDYDFDVHDREEAARMMRETEDVLNEGTVLTGRYYVDDESPSYSQEKKAVGEMPEQPVAERYFDEDAEWERSYDLLDRHV, from the coding sequence ATGAGTGCATTCAACGCAATCGGTGAAGAACGAGAGATCGACCGGGAGGAGTTCACTCCCGGCGTCGAACCGCAGCCGACCTGGTGTCCGGGCTGTGGCGACTTCGGCGTCCTCAAGGCGCTGAAGCAGGCCCTCCCGGAAGTCGGCAAGACGCCCGAAGAGGTCCTGACGGTCACCGGGATCGGCTGTTCGGGCAAGCTGAACAGCTACCTGGACACGTACGGCTTCCACACGATCCACGGCCGCTCGCTGCCCGTGGCTCGCGCCGCGAAGCTCGCGAACCCCGAGGTCGAAGTGATCGCCGCCGGCGGCGACGGTGACGGGTACGGCATCGGTGGAAACCACTTCATCCACACGGCCCGGGAGAACCACGACATGACCTACATCGTGTTCAACAACGAGATCTTCGGGCTGACGAAGGGCCAGACCTCCCCGACCAGCCCCAAGGGCCACAAGTCCAAGACCCAGCCGTCGGGCAGCGCGAAGTCACCGCTTCGCCCGCTGTCGATGTCGCTGAACGCCGGCGCGACGTACATCGCTCGTACGGCCGCCGTCAACCCGAACCAGGCCAAGGAGATCATCAAGGAAGCGATCGAGCACGACGGCTTCGCGCACATCGACTTCCTGACCCAGTGTCCGACCTGGAACAAGGACGCGCGCCAGTACGTTCCGTACATCGACGTCCAGGAGTCCGACGACTACGACTTCGACGTCCACGACCGGGAAGAGGCCGCCCGGATGATGCGCGAGACCGAGGACGTCCTCAACGAGGGTACCGTCCTCACCGGCCGGTACTACGTCGACGACGAGAGCCCCTCCTACTCCCAGGAGAAGAAGGCCGTCGGCGAGATGCCCGAGCAGCCGGTCGCCGAGCGCTACTTCGACGAGGACGCCGAGTGGGAGCGCAGCTACGACCTGCTCGACCGACACGTCTGA
- the lrpA1 gene encoding HTH-type transcriptional regulator LrpA1, translating to MSTQATEDRILAVLEEDAQASYAEIADRAGVSKPTVRKYINQLEEEGVIVGYSADVDPKKLSSQTIALVGVDVASERYVEATKAIKALEEVEALYSSSGDHMLMAEVRAEDGDALGAIIADELLEIEGVTAAHPSFLQERLK from the coding sequence ATGAGCACACAGGCGACGGAAGATCGCATCCTCGCGGTTCTCGAGGAGGATGCACAGGCGTCGTACGCCGAGATCGCCGACCGCGCCGGCGTCTCGAAGCCGACGGTCCGGAAGTACATCAACCAGCTCGAAGAGGAGGGCGTCATCGTCGGCTACTCGGCCGACGTCGACCCGAAGAAGCTCTCGAGCCAGACCATCGCGCTGGTCGGCGTCGACGTCGCGAGCGAACGCTACGTCGAGGCGACGAAGGCGATCAAGGCGCTCGAGGAGGTCGAGGCGCTGTACAGTTCGAGCGGCGACCACATGCTGATGGCCGAGGTTCGGGCCGAGGACGGCGACGCGCTCGGCGCGATCATCGCCGACGAGTTGCTCGAGATCGAGGGCGTCACCGCGGCACACCCTTCCTTTCTGCAGGAGCGCCTGAAGTAA
- a CDS encoding HAD family hydrolase, with the protein MTSRPDAILFDMDGVILEGAGTPLSVYERAADATIESLELEPTERQRRDLRDHGYANVETACGALGVDPTAFWRRKEDEASRLAAERIRSGERGIYDDVDALEMLAERTTLALVSNNRHETAAFVADHLSAPFAAARGRDPTAAGWRRRKPKPDYLLETLAELGVDDGLYVGDRETDVTAAEEAGLEPAYLRRSHNADEPLPSGAACKLETLSDLGGILDERCDR; encoded by the coding sequence GTGACGAGTCGACCCGATGCGATCCTGTTCGACATGGACGGCGTGATCCTCGAGGGGGCCGGCACGCCCCTGTCGGTCTACGAGCGTGCAGCGGACGCAACGATCGAATCGCTCGAACTCGAGCCGACGGAGCGACAGCGCCGCGACCTTCGCGACCACGGCTACGCGAACGTCGAGACGGCGTGTGGCGCGCTCGGCGTCGATCCGACGGCGTTCTGGCGCCGAAAGGAAGACGAGGCGTCCCGGCTCGCGGCCGAACGGATTCGGTCCGGCGAACGGGGAATCTACGACGACGTCGACGCGCTCGAGATGCTGGCCGAGCGAACGACGCTCGCGCTCGTGAGCAACAACCGCCACGAGACCGCCGCGTTCGTCGCCGATCATCTCTCGGCGCCGTTCGCGGCCGCCAGGGGACGCGACCCGACGGCGGCGGGTTGGCGGCGGCGCAAACCGAAGCCCGACTACCTCCTCGAGACGCTCGCGGAACTCGGCGTCGACGACGGGCTGTACGTCGGCGACCGCGAGACCGACGTGACCGCCGCCGAGGAAGCGGGCCTCGAGCCGGCGTACCTCCGGCGCTCGCACAACGCGGACGAGCCGCTTCCGTCGGGCGCGGCGTGCAAACTCGAGACGCTCTCCGACTTGGGAGGGATCCTCGACGAGCGGTGCGATCGGTAA